One part of the Dyadobacter sp. 676 genome encodes these proteins:
- a CDS encoding SOS response-associated peptidase family protein, translated as MPVSGTYEHRAIQGWAQKVPYYIWPKDRKIQFLPGLYQLFESVGPAGEKIQVGSFGMLTRPANELMTNIHNDGEFRHRMPLFLTSELEEFGFPSISPMMI; from the coding sequence ATCCCTGTATCCGGCACCTATGAGCACCGCGCCATCCAAGGCTGGGCCCAGAAAGTCCCCTACTACATCTGGCCCAAAGACCGTAAGATCCAGTTCTTGCCTGGACTTTATCAGCTCTTTGAGTCCGTCGGGCCAGCTGGTGAAAAAATACAAGTTGGCAGCTTTGGGATGCTCACCCGCCCAGCCAACGAGCTGATGACAAACATTCACAACGATGGCGAGTTCCGCCACAGGATGCCGCTGTTTCTCACATCCGAATTGGAAGAGTTTGGGTTTCCGAGCATTTCTCCGATGATGATATGA
- a CDS encoding S8 family serine peptidase yields MTYLISSLADTDRIFELTEKLYQSQIFEYVEPKFWLFVETASDHKKRPLVICTNDQYYPQQWLLNNTGQSGGIVDADIDAPEAWAITSGSPSVRIAILDNGTERNHPDLTANITGGSDATGGSGGCAYPATNGNPNWCAGDAHGTWVAGVAAAVGCTGVGVTGVAYGSKIVPVRVFQGTTLTNADWVASGINYARNNAEIINMSFTLAAPSSTVDTQISQAVTTGRGGKGVILVAASGNNAGSTPGYPSINQNVVSVGRTTNQDLRFMDSQYGPGLDLVAPGVDIWTTDLTGATGANTGDYAAVGGTSFASAAVSGAFALLLSVNPNLTISQARMLLESTTDKISLGTYSYASTPNQNNGAWNNEVGYGRVNVNNTLIAMRNSNITGPSIICTSGTFNLTFKPNVPKTWYSSNTSILTINSVTGVATRVGSGSGPVTITMRYSVLSTTYDITKEIWVGTPDVSTIKYDNGISAGGAIMFHPIPTIQYIWINRTS; encoded by the coding sequence TTGACTTATTTAATTTCGTCCTTAGCTGATACCGATAGAATATTCGAGCTCACCGAAAAATTGTATCAAAGCCAAATATTCGAGTATGTCGAACCAAAATTTTGGCTATTTGTCGAAACAGCTAGCGATCACAAAAAACGACCTTTGGTTATATGCACAAACGACCAATACTACCCACAGCAATGGCTTCTAAACAACACCGGGCAATCGGGCGGCATTGTCGATGCTGATATTGATGCGCCCGAGGCTTGGGCAATCACTAGCGGAAGCCCTTCTGTTAGAATTGCAATTCTCGATAATGGTACTGAACGAAACCATCCAGATCTAACCGCAAATATTACAGGTGGGTCAGATGCTACCGGCGGCTCTGGCGGATGTGCCTACCCAGCCACGAATGGCAATCCAAACTGGTGCGCAGGTGATGCACACGGGACTTGGGTTGCAGGCGTAGCCGCAGCCGTCGGGTGTACGGGCGTAGGTGTAACTGGAGTTGCATATGGCTCTAAGATCGTTCCAGTCAGAGTATTTCAAGGAACAACCCTAACTAACGCCGACTGGGTAGCAAGCGGAATCAACTATGCGAGAAATAACGCAGAAATCATAAATATGTCGTTTACACTCGCAGCCCCATCCTCTACCGTTGACACACAAATAAGCCAAGCCGTCACAACTGGTCGTGGGGGGAAAGGCGTAATTTTGGTGGCTGCATCAGGTAACAATGCCGGTTCAACACCTGGTTATCCGTCTATAAACCAAAATGTTGTATCAGTGGGAAGAACAACAAATCAGGATTTGCGATTCATGGATTCGCAGTATGGCCCAGGCTTGGATCTTGTTGCACCAGGCGTCGACATTTGGACAACAGATCTTACTGGAGCAACAGGAGCGAATACCGGTGACTATGCGGCCGTAGGCGGCACATCGTTTGCTAGCGCAGCCGTTTCAGGTGCATTTGCTCTACTCCTTTCAGTAAATCCAAATCTAACCATTAGCCAAGCGCGGATGCTATTAGAATCTACTACCGACAAAATTTCGTTAGGAACATATAGTTATGCCAGTACACCTAATCAAAATAATGGAGCCTGGAATAATGAGGTCGGCTATGGCAGAGTAAATGTAAACAACACACTGATTGCAATGAGAAATAGTAACATAACCGGCCCATCGATAATTTGCACCTCTGGGACGTTCAACCTGACTTTCAAACCGAATGTTCCCAAAACCTGGTATAGTAGCAATACATCTATACTAACCATCAATAGCGTCACGGGAGTCGCCACACGGGTAGGAAGCGGAAGTGGCCCGGTCACAATTACGATGAGATATTCAGTACTTTCGACTACCTACGATATAACCAAGGAAATCTGGGTTGGCACTCCAGACGTGTCCACAATAAAATACGACAATGGGATATCGGCTGGCGGGGCAATTATGTTTCACCCTATTCCAACCATACAGTATATTTGGATCAACAGAACGTCATAA
- a CDS encoding tyrosine-type recombinase/integrase, with product MCRLRYRDVKDGVITFIRAKTERTSRGNLAPVVAKPTEHAFQIIAKWGNRETTKDTYVFPFLNESKNAVDERRIVQNITRNVNKHMSQIGKELGFEAKLTTYVARHSYSTVLKRSNEVSIDYISESLGHKDRKTTQHYLDSFEHEDLERYGKLLVAF from the coding sequence ATATGCCGTCTCCGATACAGGGACGTTAAAGATGGTGTCATAACCTTCATCCGTGCAAAGACTGAAAGAACTTCGAGAGGAAACCTAGCACCTGTTGTGGCGAAGCCAACGGAACATGCATTCCAGATAATTGCAAAATGGGGCAACCGCGAAACAACCAAAGACACCTATGTATTCCCATTCCTCAATGAATCAAAGAATGCAGTCGATGAACGGCGGATTGTTCAGAATATCACCCGGAATGTCAACAAGCACATGTCTCAAATCGGAAAAGAGCTTGGCTTTGAAGCGAAATTAACGACGTACGTAGCACGGCACTCATATAGCACGGTTCTCAAACGCAGCAACGAGGTGTCTATTGATTACATATCCGAAAGCTTAGGGCACAAAGATCGCAAGACAACTCAGCACTACCTTGATAGCTTCGAGCACGAAGATTTAGAACGCTATGGCAAGTTACTGGTGGCATTCTGA
- a CDS encoding transposase yields MKDPKTVKTRRSYDLDFKQEVTRMLTSGRSAKEISESFGIAENLLYRWKRMATMKTKTKDGQKEDSAAGKLSAENARLRAENERLKTDREILKKALGLFSKSD; encoded by the coding sequence ATGAAAGACCCCAAAACTGTAAAGACTCGTAGGAGCTACGACCTTGATTTCAAGCAGGAAGTAACCAGAATGCTGACATCAGGTCGAAGCGCCAAGGAAATCTCCGAGTCGTTTGGAATTGCTGAAAATCTTCTATATCGTTGGAAGAGAATGGCAACTATGAAGACAAAAACAAAGGACGGGCAAAAAGAGGATAGCGCTGCTGGAAAGCTCTCTGCAGAAAATGCGCGGCTTCGAGCGGAAAACGAACGTCTTAAAACGGACCGCGAGATCCTAAAAAAGGCGTTAGGTCTTTTCAGCAAGTCCGACTGA
- a CDS encoding IS3 family transposase, whose translation MSRTAYYRYRRGGSHNADKKYNRPKHEIRIEFIRNLKRYGSRRIKESLKQKGIRIGRRKIAEIMRKEGLRAIQPPRFIPRTTDSKHGKRVCRNLLTNQPKPTRPNAVWTSDITYMPLKGGK comes from the coding sequence GTGAGCAGAACAGCTTATTATCGGTATCGGAGAGGCGGAAGTCATAATGCGGACAAAAAATATAACCGCCCAAAGCATGAGATACGGATCGAGTTTATCCGCAACCTGAAGCGATACGGTAGCAGACGAATCAAAGAATCCTTGAAACAAAAAGGTATTAGGATTGGTCGCCGGAAAATCGCTGAAATCATGCGAAAAGAAGGTCTGAGGGCCATTCAGCCGCCAAGGTTTATTCCAAGGACGACCGATAGTAAACACGGAAAACGAGTTTGTCGCAACCTGCTAACTAATCAACCGAAGCCAACTCGGCCCAATGCTGTTTGGACATCGGACATTACATACATGCCACTGAAAGGCGGGAAATGA
- a CDS encoding integrase core domain-containing protein encodes MDLYSRQIVGWQVSDNMQESLVREPLVRALLKRRVKCGMVIHSDRGGQYLSGKMKKVVKTFKLRQSMSRADDPYDNAWAESFWSRLKAELAIPKGGYESIDKLKTILFEYIDGYYNTRRLHSSLNYLNPVAFEAEYYRQTG; translated from the coding sequence ATGGATTTATATTCCAGGCAAATCGTTGGCTGGCAGGTCAGTGACAATATGCAGGAAAGTCTTGTCAGAGAACCGTTGGTACGAGCACTCTTGAAGCGACGAGTCAAGTGCGGCATGGTAATACATTCCGATCGTGGCGGACAATATTTATCCGGCAAAATGAAAAAGGTCGTCAAGACTTTCAAATTGAGACAGAGCATGTCACGCGCTGATGATCCTTATGACAATGCCTGGGCTGAGTCGTTTTGGAGTAGACTAAAAGCCGAATTAGCTATACCAAAAGGCGGATATGAGAGTATCGATAAGCTGAAAACGATTCTGTTCGAATACATTGATGGATATTACAATACCAGAAGATTACATTCATCATTGAACTACCTAAATCCGGTAGCTTTTGAAGCAGAATACTATCGGCAAACCGGATAA
- a CDS encoding phage integrase SAM-like domain and Arm DNA-binding domain-containing protein, which translates to MEQSTVTAKVVLDTRRIKQDGTYPLKLRVTYQRTFKDYRLGIDLTPEDYQQMVNPKNRNEKLREAKLKVLARENEAHQIIRALPVFSFKAFEKAMLGDKAKRGAKSIYELMEDYIAKLQEEDRISTSSSYQTALNSLREFSKKIRYEDITPDFLEKFCKHMLQEGRSTTTIGIYLRSFRTIVNQAIEQGYMHRDDYPFKRNKFQIPTGRNIKKDLKSNQIEQLFNYQTIPGTNEDRAKDIWLFSYLCNGINIKDIDVVPFWFTLLRVSKY; encoded by the coding sequence ATGGAACAATCAACAGTCACCGCAAAGGTGGTACTAGACACTCGCCGTATTAAGCAAGACGGCACCTACCCTCTCAAGCTCAGAGTTACCTATCAAAGGACGTTCAAAGACTACCGACTTGGAATCGATCTTACGCCAGAAGACTATCAGCAAATGGTGAATCCCAAGAACCGGAATGAAAAGCTCCGAGAGGCAAAACTCAAAGTGCTTGCACGTGAAAACGAAGCGCATCAAATCATCAGAGCACTTCCAGTATTTTCGTTCAAGGCCTTCGAAAAAGCAATGCTAGGGGATAAAGCCAAGAGGGGCGCGAAAAGTATCTATGAGTTAATGGAAGACTACATTGCCAAACTCCAAGAAGAAGACCGAATATCTACCAGCAGCTCATACCAGACAGCACTTAACTCACTGAGGGAGTTCTCGAAAAAAATCCGGTATGAAGACATCACGCCTGATTTCCTTGAGAAGTTCTGTAAGCATATGCTCCAAGAGGGGCGATCTACTACAACCATTGGGATATACTTGCGCAGTTTTCGCACAATCGTGAATCAGGCAATCGAGCAAGGCTACATGCACCGGGATGACTATCCATTCAAGAGGAACAAATTCCAGATCCCAACAGGCAGGAATATCAAAAAGGATCTCAAAAGCAACCAGATTGAACAGCTCTTCAACTACCAGACTATCCCTGGCACAAATGAAGATAGAGCCAAGGACATATGGTTGTTCTCTTATCTGTGTAACGGCATTAATATCAAGGATATTGACGTGGTTCCGTTTTGGTTTACACTTCTGCGGGTTAGTAAATATTAA
- a CDS encoding RHS repeat-associated core domain-containing protein — translation MKKNGVLINTHYYFGSYEKDITPGVADKHLHYIHTPAGLSALVIRENGADQYYYTYTDHLGSLLTLTAVNGTVILDQNFDAWGRLRHPANWDYINVPAPTSYLYRGFTGHEHLTNFNLINMNGRMYDPVVGRVLSVDNYVQNPYSTQDYNRYSYVMNNPLKNVDPSGQFLVSGLMGFWHGLIKTGGLKGAFAEATHRVRMEGRIWNGLFQTDPNKSNKKRFWELVSRFTWQAPQVLGGQSAAHVVNTIFGNVNSVEYKYGATVVRTSGDWGALTQGNYIIGDASIAPDANNPLFQHEYGHYIQSQSMGPAYYPRVGITSVLSSGEHDFHPVEQDANRRAFLYFNKNIAGFQNDGTSRDDWTSRDPRTNLGWDFDRNPLNFDGSNTRLQYVNYASGLNVSRLESLHVKANFWDYFSMLNPGMVDPVVHGLINAWRYNR, via the coding sequence ATGAAAAAGAACGGCGTATTGATCAATACGCATTACTATTTCGGCAGTTACGAAAAGGACATCACGCCCGGAGTCGCCGACAAGCACCTGCATTACATACACACGCCCGCAGGCCTTTCCGCCCTCGTCATCCGCGAGAACGGCGCCGACCAATATTACTACACCTATACCGACCACCTGGGCTCGCTGCTGACACTGACCGCCGTCAACGGCACCGTCATTCTCGATCAAAACTTCGACGCATGGGGCCGCCTCCGCCACCCAGCCAACTGGGATTACATCAATGTTCCGGCTCCGACTAGCTACTTGTACCGCGGATTTACGGGACACGAGCATTTGACGAATTTTAATTTGATCAATATGAATGGGCGGATGTATGATCCGGTCGTGGGGAGGGTGTTGAGTGTGGATAATTATGTGCAGAATCCGTATTCGACGCAGGATTATAACAGATATAGTTATGTGATGAATAATCCGTTGAAGAATGTTGATCCGAGTGGGCAATTTCTCGTATCGGGCCTAATGGGCTTTTGGCACGGATTAATTAAAACAGGCGGGCTAAAAGGAGCTTTTGCCGAAGCGACACATAGAGTAAGAATGGAGGGTCGAATCTGGAACGGGTTGTTTCAAACCGATCCGAATAAAAGTAACAAAAAGAGATTCTGGGAATTAGTATCTCGTTTTACCTGGCAAGCGCCCCAGGTTCTCGGTGGTCAATCGGCAGCGCATGTGGTAAACACCATTTTCGGAAATGTAAATTCTGTGGAGTACAAATACGGAGCAACAGTTGTCAGGACCTCCGGAGACTGGGGAGCCCTTACACAAGGTAACTACATTATCGGCGATGCGAGCATAGCACCCGACGCGAACAATCCACTTTTTCAGCATGAGTACGGTCACTATATCCAAAGCCAATCGATGGGGCCAGCCTATTATCCAAGAGTAGGCATAACAAGTGTATTAAGCAGTGGGGAGCACGACTTTCACCCGGTTGAACAAGACGCGAACAGACGGGCATTTCTTTACTTCAATAAGAATATAGCGGGTTTTCAAAATGATGGCACAAGTAGGGATGACTGGACATCCCGAGATCCACGAACAAACTTAGGATGGGACTTCGATCGAAATCCTCTAAACTTTGATGGCTCCAACACGCGATTACAATATGTAAACTATGCAAGCGGGCTAAATGTAAGTCGCCTCGAGAGTTTACATGTAAAGGCAAATTTTTGGGACTACTTTTCTATGCTCAACCCTGGAATGGTAGATCCCGTTGTGCATGGGCTAATTAATGCATGGAGATACAACAGATAA
- a CDS encoding RHS repeat domain-containing protein has protein sequence MQTTNILENKALEGRTTTTVNVYDNFGNVTQSTVNNGVETAVTSTVYGAYPAGILNKPTSVTVSNTRSGQPAHTVATSFGYNAIGQLTSKTDFNGSAKNVVTAYEYFPLGNLKKTTVTPNGPGAFPPRNTSSVYDPKGRYAESSVNELGQTSSATYDPRWGKPLTSTGVDGLVTTYQYDVFGRPTVTAPPAPVAYNITQSYGWDLAGGAVWYSLVSHPGKPNVKIWYDLLGREIKKETEGFGNQPITQVQAYDAKGNIVSNTQPYKAGETYITTTTQYDQYNRPNNINSGALGTKTISYSYAGGELTTTTVTPTGTTSQKTDASGKVISATDDGGTLVYTYFSHGGIKDVKNGALTLASNQYDAYGRQTHLTDANAGTTQYDYNSLGELVTQTNANGATYTLAYDVAGRIVSRAKQESPQQLTSTGLRGTGSIRSKK, from the coding sequence GTGCAAACTACCAATATCCTTGAAAACAAGGCATTGGAGGGCAGGACTACGACCACGGTAAATGTGTATGACAATTTCGGCAACGTTACGCAAAGCACGGTCAACAACGGGGTCGAAACCGCGGTAACCAGTACCGTTTACGGCGCCTATCCGGCCGGGATCCTGAACAAACCAACATCAGTGACGGTTTCCAACACCCGGTCCGGCCAGCCTGCGCACACTGTTGCAACCAGTTTTGGATATAACGCCATTGGACAACTTACTTCCAAAACCGACTTTAATGGGTCAGCCAAAAATGTGGTTACAGCCTACGAATACTTTCCGCTCGGAAATTTGAAAAAGACGACCGTTACACCGAATGGCCCGGGCGCTTTCCCTCCACGCAATACGTCGTCCGTATACGATCCGAAAGGCCGCTATGCCGAATCCAGCGTCAACGAGCTTGGCCAGACTTCCAGCGCCACCTATGACCCCAGGTGGGGCAAGCCGCTGACTTCGACGGGCGTCGATGGGCTGGTTACAACTTACCAATATGATGTGTTCGGAAGACCTACGGTTACCGCGCCACCGGCACCGGTTGCATATAACATCACACAAAGCTACGGCTGGGACCTGGCTGGCGGGGCGGTATGGTACAGCCTGGTCTCACATCCCGGCAAGCCTAATGTCAAAATATGGTACGATCTGTTGGGCCGCGAGATCAAAAAAGAAACCGAGGGCTTTGGCAACCAGCCGATCACACAGGTCCAGGCGTATGATGCAAAGGGCAATATTGTTTCGAATACCCAGCCATACAAAGCAGGCGAAACCTATATCACCACCACTACCCAATACGACCAATACAACAGGCCTAATAACATCAATAGCGGCGCGCTGGGTACCAAAACGATCAGCTACTCCTATGCCGGCGGAGAACTTACCACCACCACAGTTACCCCAACAGGCACGACCTCTCAGAAGACGGACGCCAGTGGGAAGGTAATCAGTGCAACCGACGATGGCGGAACATTGGTATACACCTATTTCAGCCACGGCGGGATCAAGGATGTCAAAAATGGCGCTCTTACGCTTGCCAGCAATCAATACGACGCTTACGGCCGTCAGACCCACCTGACCGACGCCAATGCCGGCACGACGCAATATGATTATAACTCGCTGGGCGAGCTGGTGACCCAAACAAATGCCAACGGGGCAACCTACACATTGGCTTACGACGTTGCCGGAAGGATCGTCAGCAGAGCAAAGCAGGAGAGCCCGCAACAACTTACCAGTACCGGGCTTCGGGGAACGGGATCAATCAGATCGAAAAAGTAA